A genomic window from Streptomyces broussonetiae includes:
- the dprA gene encoding DNA-processing protein DprA codes for MTADGDPGDDLLGRVFLARVVEPGDDVGGRWVREFGVGEVVRRLRDEGEALPGVSRVRWAGLVARAARAEPERDLEAAQAVGARFVGPRDAEWPRQLDDLGDARPLGLWVRGRPSLRMWALRSVAVVGARACTEYGTHVAATLAGGLAERGWVVVSGGAYGIDGAAHRGALAAHGATVAVLACGIDRSYPRGHTALIARIAEQGLVVGELPPGDHPTPSRFILRNRVIAALTRGTVVVEAAGRSGSLSTARTAQRLGRFAMGVPGPVTSALSAGVHELLRGEATLVTDAAEVIELVGDMGELAPQRRGPVLPRDLLDPAVRAVLAALPGARAAPADEIALGAGTTRDEAIARLYELRALGYVERHGDGWKLTRQAVMSVRAGRDPS; via the coding sequence ATGACCGCGGACGGGGATCCGGGCGACGACCTGCTCGGGCGGGTCTTCCTCGCCCGGGTCGTCGAGCCGGGGGACGACGTCGGCGGTCGATGGGTGCGGGAGTTCGGGGTGGGGGAGGTGGTGCGGCGGTTGCGGGATGAGGGGGAGGCGTTGCCGGGGGTGAGCCGGGTGCGGTGGGCGGGGCTGGTCGCGCGGGCCGCGCGGGCCGAGCCCGAGCGCGATCTCGAGGCGGCCCAGGCGGTGGGTGCGCGGTTCGTGGGGCCCCGTGACGCGGAGTGGCCCCGGCAGCTCGATGACCTCGGGGATGCCCGGCCGCTCGGGCTGTGGGTGCGCGGGCGGCCGAGCCTGCGGATGTGGGCGCTGCGGTCCGTCGCCGTCGTGGGCGCGCGAGCCTGCACCGAGTACGGAACCCACGTGGCGGCCACCCTCGCCGGCGGGCTCGCGGAGCGGGGCTGGGTGGTGGTCTCGGGCGGGGCGTACGGGATCGACGGCGCCGCGCACCGTGGCGCTCTTGCCGCTCACGGAGCCACCGTCGCGGTGCTGGCCTGCGGCATCGACCGGTCCTACCCCCGGGGGCACACCGCGCTGATTGCCAGGATCGCGGAGCAGGGACTGGTGGTGGGCGAACTGCCGCCGGGTGACCATCCGACACCCAGCCGGTTCATCCTGCGCAACCGGGTCATCGCCGCGCTGACCCGTGGCACGGTCGTCGTGGAGGCCGCCGGCCGCAGCGGCTCCCTGTCCACCGCACGGACCGCACAGCGCCTCGGCCGTTTCGCGATGGGCGTGCCGGGCCCCGTCACCAGCGCCCTCTCCGCCGGGGTGCACGAGCTGCTGCGCGGCGAGGCCACCCTGGTCACCGATGCCGCGGAGGTGATCGAACTCGTCGGCGACATGGGTGAGCTGGCACCGCAGCGGCGCGGGCCCGTGCTCCCGCGCGATCTGCTGGACCCTGCCGTCCGGGCCGTGCTCGCCGCCCTGCCGGGCGCTCGAGCGGCCCCCGCCGACGAGATCGCGCTCGGCGCGGGCACCACGCGGGACGAGGCGATCGCGAGACTGTACGAACTCCGAGCACTTGGTTACGTCGAACGACACGGCGACGGCTGGAAGTTGACACGCCAGGCGGTGATGTCGGTCCGCGCCGGTCGCGACCCCTCCTGA
- a CDS encoding DUF2469 domain-containing protein, which yields MSAEDLEKYETEMELKLYREYRDVVGLFKYVIETERRFYLTNDYEMQVHSVQGEVFFEVSMADAWVWDMYRPARFVKQVRVLTFKDVNIEELNKSDLELPGG from the coding sequence ATGAGCGCCGAGGACCTCGAGAAGTACGAGACCGAGATGGAGCTGAAGCTCTACCGGGAGTACCGAGACGTCGTCGGTCTGTTCAAATACGTGATCGAGACCGAGCGGCGCTTCTACCTCACCAATGACTACGAGATGCAGGTGCACTCGGTCCAGGGCGAGGTGTTCTTCGAAGTGTCCATGGCCGATGCCTGGGTCTGGGACATGTACCGGCCGGCTCGCTTCGTCAAACAGGTTCGCGTACTGACATTCAAGGACGTGAACATCGAGGAGCTGAACAAGAGCGACCTGGAGCTTCCTGGCGGATGA
- a CDS encoding YraN family protein, which produces MNARAALGKYGEDLAARRLAAAGMTILERNWRCGRSGEIDIVARDGDAVVVCEVKTRRGGGYEHPMAAVTPDKAARLRELAAHWIQAHGGAPPGGVRIDLIGVLLPRRGAPSVEHARGVA; this is translated from the coding sequence ATGAACGCACGAGCAGCACTCGGCAAGTACGGCGAGGACCTGGCCGCCCGGCGGCTCGCCGCGGCCGGGATGACGATCCTGGAGCGGAACTGGCGCTGCGGACGGTCCGGCGAGATCGACATCGTGGCGCGGGACGGCGACGCGGTCGTCGTCTGCGAGGTCAAGACCCGCAGGGGCGGCGGCTACGAACACCCGATGGCCGCCGTGACCCCCGACAAGGCGGCGCGGCTGCGCGAGCTGGCCGCGCACTGGATCCAGGCCCACGGAGGCGCCCCACCGGGCGGCGTCCGCATCGACCTGATCGGCGTCCTGCTGCCCCGCCGTGGCGCCCCGTCCGTCGAGCACGCGCGGGGGGTGGCCTGA
- the lepB gene encoding signal peptidase I produces the protein MDTEAQPTERDRTSHPDSRGPEGRSRFALVSRITEWLPGGRITLTLFVCLVFLLLLNAFVVQPFQIPSGSMEQGLRIGDRVLVNKLAYRFGAQPRRGDVIVFDGTGYFGNADYVKRVAGVGGDHVVCCDKKGRIEVNGRVVDESSFLYPGDTASSVPFDVVVPPGTLFVLGDHRSDSSDSRDHLGSPGGGMIPVGDVIGRADWIVWPYAHWTHLTRPDAYARVPAPDGAHG, from the coding sequence ATGGACACCGAAGCACAGCCGACGGAACGCGACCGTACCTCCCACCCGGATTCCCGGGGGCCGGAGGGACGGTCGCGTTTCGCGTTGGTGTCGCGGATCACCGAGTGGCTGCCGGGCGGACGGATCACCCTCACCCTCTTCGTCTGCCTGGTGTTTTTGCTGCTCCTCAACGCTTTCGTGGTGCAACCGTTCCAGATTCCGAGCGGATCCATGGAACAGGGCTTGAGGATCGGGGACCGCGTTCTCGTAAATAAGTTGGCGTACCGTTTCGGTGCCCAGCCACGCCGCGGCGATGTGATCGTGTTCGACGGCACCGGGTATTTCGGAAACGCCGACTACGTCAAGCGGGTGGCCGGGGTGGGGGGCGACCATGTGGTCTGCTGCGACAAGAAGGGGAGGATCGAGGTGAACGGCCGCGTGGTGGACGAGTCGTCGTTCCTCTATCCCGGTGACACCGCATCCAGCGTGCCCTTCGACGTCGTCGTGCCGCCCGGCACCCTCTTCGTCCTCGGTGACCACCGCAGCGACTCCAGCGACTCCCGCGACCACCTCGGCTCGCCCGGCGGCGGCATGATCCCGGTCGGCGACGTGATCGGCCGCGCCGACTGGATCGTCTGGCCGTACGCCCACTGGACGCACCTGACGCGTCCTGACGCCTACGCGCGCGTGCCCGCCCCGGACGGTGCGCATGGGTAA
- the lepB gene encoding signal peptidase I produces MSGESTTRTAPRSGGTGTAQAGGSRLGQRLSGAAVALGLVLFLGGFAWAAVSYRPYTVPTSSMTPTIDAGDRVLAQRVHGDDIRRGDVVVFEDKTWVTNSKVVKRVVAVGGDTVSCCTNGKLTVNGKQIDEPYLPKGSLAEITNFPTVTVPQGRLFLLGDERQGSLDSTAHLTDAAKGTVSRDAVSARVDAVVWPWKGMLKRPTGFEALGALSQPGPLGSIELLIGAGAVLVLGGGAYGPIAKRTGRSRARTVAPEAAGAR; encoded by the coding sequence ATGAGCGGCGAGAGCACGACGCGTACGGCCCCGCGCAGCGGCGGGACAGGCACGGCACAGGCCGGCGGCAGCCGGCTCGGACAGCGGTTGTCCGGGGCGGCCGTCGCACTCGGTCTGGTGCTGTTCCTCGGCGGATTCGCCTGGGCGGCGGTGAGCTACCGGCCGTACACCGTGCCTACCAGCTCCATGACCCCCACGATCGACGCCGGCGACCGGGTCCTGGCGCAGCGCGTCCACGGCGACGACATACGCCGCGGTGACGTCGTCGTCTTCGAGGACAAGACGTGGGTCACCAACTCCAAGGTGGTCAAGCGGGTCGTCGCGGTCGGCGGCGACACCGTCTCCTGCTGCACGAACGGCAAGCTGACCGTCAACGGCAAGCAGATCGACGAGCCGTATCTGCCCAAGGGCAGCCTGGCCGAGATCACGAACTTCCCGACCGTGACCGTGCCCCAGGGCCGGCTCTTCCTCCTCGGCGACGAGCGCCAGGGCTCCTTGGACTCCACCGCCCACCTCACCGACGCGGCCAAGGGCACGGTCTCCCGCGACGCCGTCTCCGCGCGCGTGGACGCGGTCGTCTGGCCCTGGAAGGGCATGCTCAAGCGCCCCACCGGATTCGAGGCCCTCGGCGCCCTGTCCCAGCCCGGCCCGCTGGGCAGCATCGAGCTGCTCATCGGCGCCGGCGCCGTCCTGGTCCTGGGCGGCGGCGCCTACGGCCCGATCGCCAAGCGCACGGGCCGCTCCCGCGCGCGTACCGTCGCTCCGGAGGCGGCCGGTGCCCGCTGA
- a CDS encoding YifB family Mg chelatase-like AAA ATPase produces the protein MGFARTCSVSLVGVEGVVVEVQADLEPGVAAFTLVGLPDKSLTESRDRVRAAVVNSGGEWPQKKLTVGLSPASVPKAGSGFDLAVACAVLGAAERIDPRVLADIVMIGELGLDGRVRPVRGILPAVLAAADAGYEQVVVPECAAAEASLVPGVSVLGVRSLRQLVAVLTEEPVPDEEPDGQGRPDPLLAGLRMPGAGAATGIHSVGAAQHDHDHDLADVVGQTSARTALEVAAAGGHHLFLEGPPGAGKTMLAERLPAVLPRLAREESLEVTAVHSVAGLLPPGKPLVDVAPYCAPHHSATMQSLVGGGPGIARPGAVSLAHRGVLFLDEAPEFHSQTLDALRQPLESGYVVIARSAGVVRFPARFLMVLAANPCPCGRFSQRDSLCECPPSLVRRYQSRLSGPLLDRVDLRVEVDPVTRAQLTEPGARGESTATVAGRVRQARERAAARLAGTPWRTNAEVPGRELRSRYQAAPGAMHEAERNLERGVLTVRGIDRVLRVAWTVADLVGHGRPDATDVALALQLRTGVPRGVPMAIGAPV, from the coding sequence ATGGGATTCGCCCGCACCTGCTCGGTCTCCCTGGTCGGCGTCGAGGGAGTGGTCGTCGAGGTCCAGGCCGACCTGGAACCCGGCGTCGCGGCCTTCACCCTGGTGGGCCTCCCGGACAAGAGCCTGACGGAGAGCAGGGACCGGGTCCGGGCGGCGGTGGTGAACTCGGGCGGCGAGTGGCCGCAGAAGAAGCTCACCGTCGGCCTCAGCCCGGCATCCGTGCCCAAAGCCGGCTCCGGCTTCGACCTGGCCGTCGCCTGCGCGGTGCTCGGCGCCGCCGAACGCATCGACCCGCGCGTCCTCGCCGACATCGTCATGATCGGGGAGCTGGGCCTGGACGGCCGGGTGCGACCGGTGCGCGGCATCCTGCCCGCGGTGCTGGCAGCGGCCGACGCGGGCTACGAGCAGGTGGTCGTACCCGAATGCGCCGCCGCGGAGGCCTCGTTGGTCCCCGGGGTGTCCGTACTCGGCGTCCGCAGCCTGCGCCAGCTCGTCGCGGTCCTCACCGAGGAGCCCGTTCCCGACGAGGAACCGGACGGCCAGGGCCGCCCGGACCCGCTCCTGGCCGGTCTGCGCATGCCCGGCGCCGGCGCGGCCACCGGCATCCACAGCGTCGGCGCCGCACAGCACGACCACGATCACGACCTGGCGGACGTCGTCGGCCAGACCTCGGCCCGTACGGCCCTGGAGGTGGCCGCGGCCGGCGGACACCATCTGTTCCTCGAGGGGCCGCCCGGCGCGGGCAAGACCATGCTCGCCGAACGGCTGCCCGCCGTTCTTCCCCGGCTCGCCAGAGAGGAGTCACTGGAGGTCACGGCCGTGCACTCGGTGGCCGGACTGCTGCCGCCGGGCAAGCCGCTCGTCGACGTCGCCCCCTACTGCGCCCCGCACCACTCGGCCACGATGCAGTCACTCGTCGGCGGCGGCCCCGGCATCGCCCGGCCCGGAGCGGTGTCCCTCGCCCATCGCGGCGTGCTCTTCCTGGACGAGGCGCCCGAGTTCCACAGCCAGACCCTCGACGCCCTGCGACAGCCCCTGGAGTCGGGGTACGTCGTGATCGCACGCAGCGCGGGCGTCGTCCGGTTCCCGGCTCGCTTCCTGATGGTGCTGGCGGCCAACCCCTGCCCCTGCGGGCGCTTCTCGCAGCGCGACTCCCTGTGCGAGTGCCCGCCGTCGCTCGTCCGCCGCTACCAGTCCCGGCTCTCCGGCCCGCTGTTGGACCGGGTGGACCTGCGCGTCGAGGTCGATCCCGTCACCCGGGCCCAGCTCACCGAGCCCGGTGCCCGGGGCGAGTCCACGGCGACCGTGGCCGGGCGGGTTCGGCAGGCCCGGGAGCGGGCGGCGGCCCGCCTTGCCGGGACCCCGTGGCGCACCAACGCCGAAGTGCCCGGCCGGGAGCTGCGCAGCCGCTACCAGGCGGCGCCCGGCGCGATGCACGAGGCCGAGCGCAACCTCGAGCGGGGTGTGCTCACCGTCCGCGGGATCGACCGGGTGCTGCGGGTCGCCTGGACGGTCGCCGACCTCGTCGGGCACGGCCGGCCGGACGCGACCGACGTCGCCCTGGCCCTGCAACTGCGTACCGGAGTCCCGCGCGGGGTGCCGATGGCGATCGGGGCGCCGGTATGA
- the lepB gene encoding signal peptidase I, whose translation MGNRGKPRGVSGDPADNLLPTGARRTSAPGGGRTRAERRKLQRKVKRKRRRSAVREIPLLVGVAVLIALVLKTFLLQAFVIPSGSMEQTIRIGDRVLVDKFTPWFGAKPHRGDVVVFHDPGGWLADEQTTKKNDPVVIKQAKEGLTFIGLLPSDNEKDLIKRVIGVGGDHVKCCDAQGRVTVNGVPLTEGGYLYPGNAPSSTPFDITVPKGRLWVMGDHRDNSADSRAHQNTPYGGTVSENSVVGRAMVIGWPIGHWTRLQEPKTFASVSGSVSGTTAATRLSHRVASENPNGITRLPTPAELPLVMGVVGLRRITGGRRHRVRSWRGGCGGWRTVGTRRRRAPRAPRGSERPQPGRRPDLRE comes from the coding sequence ATGGGTAACCGCGGCAAACCGCGCGGGGTGTCCGGTGACCCCGCCGACAATCTGTTGCCCACCGGCGCGCGACGTACCTCCGCGCCCGGCGGCGGCCGCACGCGAGCGGAGCGGCGCAAACTCCAGCGCAAGGTCAAGCGCAAGCGCAGGCGTTCGGCCGTGCGGGAGATCCCCCTTCTGGTGGGTGTCGCCGTCCTCATCGCGCTGGTCCTGAAGACCTTCCTCCTCCAGGCCTTCGTGATCCCGTCCGGCTCCATGGAGCAGACGATCCGGATCGGCGACCGCGTCCTCGTCGACAAGTTCACCCCGTGGTTCGGCGCCAAGCCGCACCGCGGGGACGTCGTCGTCTTCCACGACCCGGGAGGCTGGCTGGCGGACGAGCAGACCACGAAGAAGAACGATCCCGTCGTCATCAAGCAGGCCAAGGAAGGTCTCACCTTCATCGGTCTGCTGCCCTCCGACAACGAGAAGGACCTGATCAAGCGGGTCATCGGGGTCGGCGGCGACCACGTCAAGTGCTGTGACGCGCAGGGCCGGGTCACCGTCAACGGGGTCCCTCTCACCGAGGGCGGCTACCTCTACCCGGGGAACGCGCCGTCCTCCACTCCCTTCGACATCACCGTCCCCAAGGGCCGGCTGTGGGTGATGGGCGACCACCGGGACAACTCCGCGGACTCCCGCGCCCACCAGAACACACCGTATGGCGGTACGGTCTCCGAGAATTCTGTCGTCGGCCGGGCCATGGTGATCGGCTGGCCGATCGGCCACTGGACTCGCCTTCAGGAACCTAAAACCTTTGCAAGCGTCTCCGGCTCCGTGTCGGGGACGACCGCCGCTACGCGGCTGTCGCATAGGGTTGCCTCCGAGAATCCGAACGGAATCACTCGGCTCCCGACCCCTGCGGAACTCCCGCTCGTTATGGGAGTGGTGGGCCTGCGCCGTATCACGGGCGGGCGGCGGCACAGAGTAAGGAGTTGGCGTGGGGGATGTGGCGGTTGGCGCACGGTCGGGACACGACGGCGAAGAGCACCGCGGGCACCCCGTGGAAGCGAACGCCCCCAGCCCGGACGGCGCCCTGACCTCAGGGAATGA
- the lepB gene encoding signal peptidase I produces MGDVAVGARSGHDGEEHRGHPVEANAPSPDGALTSGNDPVAGDDGTPDDEQRPSADGAGEGESAHPPRKPRSFWKELPILIGIALVLALLIKTFLVQAFSIPSDSMQNTLQQGDRVLVDKLTPWFGSKPERGEVVVFHDPDNWLAGEPTPNPNPVQKVLSWIGLMPSAEEKDLIKRVIGVGGDTVECKNSGPLLVNGHALNEPYVYPGNTPCSVDDQGGQFKVTVPQGYIWVMGDHRQNSRDSRYNQTDKNHGMVPVDDVVGRAIVKAWPINRWGTLPVPDTFDQPGISQQSTASAALTVAPQGVAIAAVLPVVVWRRRRSDRLESKIERKSPAGSR; encoded by the coding sequence GTGGGGGATGTGGCGGTTGGCGCACGGTCGGGACACGACGGCGAAGAGCACCGCGGGCACCCCGTGGAAGCGAACGCCCCCAGCCCGGACGGCGCCCTGACCTCAGGGAATGACCCAGTGGCAGGCGACGACGGCACGCCGGACGACGAGCAGCGGCCTTCGGCCGACGGCGCGGGTGAGGGCGAGAGCGCCCACCCGCCGAGGAAACCACGCTCCTTCTGGAAGGAGCTGCCGATCCTCATCGGTATCGCGCTGGTCCTGGCGCTGCTGATCAAGACGTTCCTGGTGCAGGCATTCTCGATTCCGTCCGACTCGATGCAGAACACCCTCCAGCAGGGTGACCGCGTTCTGGTCGACAAGCTCACGCCGTGGTTCGGCTCCAAGCCGGAGCGCGGCGAGGTGGTCGTCTTCCACGACCCCGACAACTGGCTGGCGGGCGAGCCGACGCCGAACCCGAACCCGGTGCAGAAGGTCCTCAGCTGGATCGGCCTGATGCCGTCGGCGGAGGAGAAGGACCTGATCAAGCGTGTGATCGGGGTCGGCGGCGACACGGTCGAGTGCAAGAACTCGGGCCCGCTGCTGGTCAACGGCCACGCCCTGAACGAGCCGTACGTCTACCCCGGCAACACCCCGTGCAGCGTGGACGACCAGGGCGGCCAGTTCAAGGTGACGGTCCCTCAGGGCTACATCTGGGTGATGGGTGACCACCGTCAGAACTCCCGCGACTCGCGCTACAACCAGACCGACAAGAACCACGGCATGGTTCCGGTCGACGACGTCGTGGGCCGCGCGATCGTCAAGGCCTGGCCGATCAACCGCTGGGGCACCCTGCCGGTCCCGGACACCTTCGACCAGCCCGGCATCTCCCAGCAGTCCACGGCGTCCGCCGCCCTGACGGTGGCTCCGCAGGGCGTGGCCATCGCGGCGGTGCTGCCGGTGGTGGTGTGGCGGCGCAGGCGCTCGGACCGGCTCGAGTCCAAGATCGAGCGGAAGTCGCCCGCGGGCAGCAGGTGA
- the rplS gene encoding 50S ribosomal protein L19, protein MSHLLDTVDSASLRSDIPAFRPGDTVNVHVRVIEGNRSRVQQFKGVVIRRQGSGVRETFTVRKVSFSVGVERTFPVHTPIVEKIELVTRGDVRRAKLYYLRELRGKAAKIKEKRES, encoded by the coding sequence ATGTCTCACCTGCTCGACACCGTCGACTCCGCGTCGCTGCGCAGCGACATCCCGGCCTTCCGTCCGGGTGACACCGTCAACGTCCACGTCCGCGTCATCGAGGGCAACCGCTCCCGTGTGCAGCAGTTCAAGGGCGTTGTGATCCGCCGCCAGGGCTCCGGTGTCCGCGAGACCTTCACGGTCCGCAAGGTCTCGTTCTCCGTCGGCGTCGAGCGCACCTTCCCGGTGCACACCCCGATCGTCGAGAAGATCGAGCTGGTCACCCGTGGTGACGTCCGCCGCGCCAAGCTGTACTACCTCCGTGAGCTGCGCGGCAAGGCCGCGAAGATCAAGGAGAAGCGCGAGAGCTGA
- a CDS encoding NUDIX hydrolase, with amino-acid sequence MPAETTRTGEEAYEGGLRKVARVVLLDPDDRILLLHGHEPEDPSDDWWFTPGGGLEGGETRAEAALRELAEETGITDVELGPVLWRRTCSFPFAGRRWDQDEWYYLARTTQTATAPVALTELERRSVAGARWWTCQELTRAHETVYPTRLAELLQRLLDEGPPAGPETLDTEIV; translated from the coding sequence GTGCCCGCTGAGACCACGCGGACCGGCGAGGAGGCGTACGAGGGCGGGCTGCGCAAGGTGGCCCGGGTGGTCCTCCTCGACCCGGACGACCGCATCCTCCTGCTGCACGGCCATGAGCCGGAGGATCCGTCCGACGACTGGTGGTTCACCCCCGGCGGCGGGCTGGAGGGCGGCGAGACCCGCGCGGAGGCCGCGCTCAGGGAGCTGGCCGAGGAGACCGGCATCACCGACGTCGAACTCGGCCCGGTGCTGTGGCGGCGCACGTGCTCCTTTCCCTTCGCGGGCCGCCGCTGGGACCAGGACGAGTGGTACTACCTGGCCCGTACGACGCAGACGGCCACCGCGCCGGTCGCGCTGACGGAGCTGGAGCGGCGCAGTGTCGCAGGAGCGCGCTGGTGGACGTGCCAGGAACTGACCCGGGCACATGAGACGGTGTATCCGACCAGACTCGCCGAGCTGCTCCAGCGGCTGCTCGACGAAGGTCCCCCGGCCGGGCCCGAGACCCTCGACACGGAAATCGTCTGA